One Tunturibacter gelidoferens genomic region harbors:
- a CDS encoding acyl-CoA dehydrogenase family protein — protein sequence MATMTTPDPTTTPRIAGGSFLISDPTPADCFFPEDFTDEHKQIAETTGNFAVNEIMPASDSIEAKDFSVTKRLLKEAAELGLTAIDIPEEYGGLEMDKATSAIVAENISKQASFSVAFSAHTGIGTLPLVWYGNAEQKKRYLPKIASGEIVSAYALSESTSGSDAVNAKTKAVLSADGKTYTLNGEKMWISNAGFADLFTVFAKCAIPDGPDEGKEKLTAFLIERGTPGFTQGKEEHKLGIRGSSTCPLILNDCVIPAENLLGEVGKGHHIAFNILNVGRYKLGNAAIGGARMALNNGIRYAIDRKAFGKSISEFGLIQEKIANCAAGIFVGGAVCYRTVGLIDRALAGVDKNDTKEIQKRIEDYAVECSIVKVWASEMLDMVVDETLQIFAGYGYVEEFPAERAYRDARINRIFEGTNEINRLIITGWLMKSAMSGKLALMPAIKKLMDEVMSGPSEKVEREGPLADERNLLANAKKLTLFVAGAATQKYMAQIADEQEVMGAISDMIIEVFAMESAILRAEKIAAGQSAEASAMPVAMARIYADKAMATVELAARKVIAAVAEGDMLRTQLTILRRLSKHDSANTIKLRRQVAQHVLKAGKYSI from the coding sequence ATGGCAACGATGACGACCCCCGACCCGACCACCACTCCCCGGATTGCTGGTGGCAGCTTTCTTATCAGCGATCCGACGCCTGCGGATTGTTTCTTTCCTGAAGATTTTACCGATGAGCATAAGCAGATTGCTGAGACAACCGGGAACTTTGCGGTCAACGAGATTATGCCAGCGTCTGACTCGATTGAGGCAAAGGACTTCTCAGTTACGAAGCGTCTGCTGAAGGAGGCCGCGGAGCTTGGACTCACCGCGATTGATATTCCTGAGGAGTACGGCGGCTTGGAGATGGACAAGGCTACCTCCGCTATCGTCGCGGAGAACATCTCGAAGCAGGCTAGCTTTTCGGTGGCGTTCTCGGCACATACCGGCATCGGGACTCTGCCTCTGGTCTGGTACGGCAACGCGGAGCAGAAGAAGAGGTATCTGCCGAAGATTGCATCGGGTGAGATTGTTTCGGCGTATGCGCTGTCGGAGTCGACGAGCGGTTCGGATGCGGTCAATGCGAAGACGAAGGCGGTGCTCTCTGCGGATGGGAAGACCTACACGCTGAACGGCGAAAAGATGTGGATTTCGAATGCGGGATTTGCGGATCTGTTCACAGTCTTTGCGAAGTGCGCGATTCCCGACGGTCCGGATGAGGGGAAGGAGAAGCTTACGGCGTTTTTGATCGAGCGCGGAACGCCTGGTTTTACCCAGGGGAAAGAGGAGCACAAGCTGGGGATTCGCGGTAGCTCGACGTGTCCGCTGATTCTTAACGACTGTGTGATTCCGGCGGAAAATCTGCTGGGGGAAGTGGGCAAGGGCCATCACATTGCATTCAATATTCTTAATGTCGGGCGTTACAAGTTGGGGAATGCCGCGATCGGCGGTGCGCGGATGGCGTTGAATAATGGGATTAGGTATGCGATTGATCGAAAGGCGTTCGGAAAGTCAATCTCCGAGTTTGGGCTGATTCAGGAGAAGATTGCGAACTGCGCCGCTGGCATCTTTGTTGGCGGCGCGGTGTGTTATCGCACGGTGGGGCTGATCGATAGGGCTTTGGCAGGTGTGGATAAGAACGATACGAAGGAGATTCAGAAGCGTATCGAGGATTACGCGGTTGAGTGTTCGATTGTGAAGGTGTGGGCGAGCGAGATGCTGGACATGGTCGTCGACGAGACGCTGCAGATCTTCGCGGGCTATGGCTATGTCGAAGAGTTTCCGGCCGAGCGGGCTTACCGCGATGCTCGAATCAATCGGATCTTCGAGGGAACCAACGAGATCAATCGGCTGATCATCACAGGCTGGCTGATGAAGTCTGCCATGAGTGGCAAGCTGGCCCTGATGCCTGCAATCAAGAAGTTGATGGACGAGGTGATGTCAGGGCCGAGCGAGAAAGTGGAGCGCGAAGGGCCGCTGGCTGACGAGCGCAATCTCCTGGCGAATGCAAAAAAGCTGACACTGTTTGTCGCTGGAGCTGCTACGCAGAAGTATATGGCACAGATCGCAGATGAGCAGGAGGTAATGGGGGCCATCTCGGACATGATCATTGAGGTCTTCGCGATGGAGAGTGCGATTCTACGCGCTGAGAAGATCGCGGCAGGCCAGTCGGCGGAGGCTTCAGCTATGCCCGTTGCGATGGCGCGGATCTATGCTGATAAGGCCATGGCTACGGTCGAGCTGGCAGCGCGGAAGGTGATAGCGGCGGTGGCTGAGGGAGATATGCTGCGGACTCAGCTTACGATTCTTCGCCGCCTGTCCAAACATGACTCCGCCAATACGATCAAGCTGCGCCGGCAGGTAGCTCAGCACGTGCTGAAGGCAGGAAAGTACAGTATTTAG